A segment of the Bombus huntii isolate Logan2020A chromosome 9, iyBomHunt1.1, whole genome shotgun sequence genome:
tattatttttactacCTCAGTTTATTTGTTTTACGATGAAGTGCTCCATCTTTTGCTAATAATCGCTTTTCTTCATCTGGGACATGTACATTGAAATCCAAACAATCTTTCACTTGTTCTGGTAAAATTTCGCCGCTTTCcaattgtgcttttaatttcATGGCATTTCTAGCAGTAGACCAGTCCCATTGTTTTTGAGCCTTATCACTTTCAAAAGATTTTGGCTTATCCATGTCTAATTTGATTCCTACATATTCGCCAGCAAATGTTAATGCCAATAGAAGTCGTCCCGGGGCATCCGACGATGCGGTACCAGAAACCACAGTACCTTCTAATATAGGTGCTTCAcctaaattatttttttctgtgtataaaatatataacgtttaaatgtcaataatttaatattaaccaTATATGTGATTTCTCTATACTTACTTTCCACAGTAGCTCTTTTTTTATTCACTGCACTAGGTGTTACTTGGTCGTTAGAATCTTCAGTTTTAACTTTAGTACGACCTCTTCCATGATCTACAACGTGTAAAatacttattaacaaaaattgtaaCAAAACGCTATGTCTAAACAAAGGTATTGATATGTACCACTTTTATCTGTTGTAGCATCTGTCTCTTCTGAACTTGAAAAGTCAGCAAACCGTTTGGGCTTAATTTTCCTACCGCTGCGGCTTACAACTTCTTTTGGTGATTCCTCTCCTTGAGAATCCAATGCTTCTTGTTTCACTGAATCACTTGTAGATGCAGATAAAGACTTCGCTTTCCCACGTCTCTTTTTAACCTCAGGTGTATCCTAatttttcagaatttgtttatactatataacataatgcaaTGCTGCGAATTTTATTcttagaataaaaattgtatataaatgtaaGGAAAAATCGCACAAACTATTCAGCCTTAATAAATACTTGTCGGCAGTTCCTAAATTATTGTTGGAGTACTCAATTCAATAATTGTTTTCTTatacaatattgtaataatgaGTAAAAACTCcgaataaaatatcatatGCAAGATTaggtatataaataattaaatacaaaaatatattacagcAGCTGAAACGGACTTCCTTTTCAtggatttctttttctcctcctCATCAATAACAAGTCCTGTTTCCATATCACTATCTGCGGCACTAACTGTTGGTAAATTTGTATCACCTTCTTTTCCTGCTCCTTCGCCAATTCCAACTTCTTCAGTTAtggataaaaattaatatcttatatatatttaagttGCATATCATATAATACTATATTTACCTTTAAGATCAGCAAGGTCCGATGCtttatttttgtcatttttaagtTCTTGTTCTAATTGCAATAAACCTTCatgaaaaaactttcttcTAATTGGTTTACCAAATCTTGCTTTATTCTCTAAATAGCTATACAACTCTTCTACTTTGCATACAGCTCTAAAATTaagtatttaaaaatcttaatgcttttttaaatcttatatatagttatgtattatatttgtataattttatatacgtatatatatatatactttacattattaaatacaataagacattataaaaattgctACTTACGTTTCTCCTGTACCATAAAAATAAACACTATACtttgaattttttgaattGGCATCAACAACTTTTTCAACCTAAAAAAATGGAGATTAATGATAATACCATGTTATAATATGTTCTTTCTAacaaaaaaattgtaagatatatttacatatgtatttcgAAGAAGACTATATACGactaaataatttctttcacAACATAATTTAAGAGTAATGTATTGATATCAATATTATGTCTCAATACGCAACAATATCCAAACGATAATGAGTTTCaggttaaaaatgttattatcACTAGTATTCATGATATAAGTCCTTGTCATTACGAAtttcaacaaaattattaaaaagtaattgTAAACTGTATAGCTGAACTTACTTTTGCTGGCCACGGTGGATAACCTCGAACTTTAGCAAAAACTTTGTCACCCGCGAAAAATTTCTTATGGAGCTTCACCATGTTGTCCGCAAGCTTTTCCAAGTTGAATGTTAAACAGCAAATATTATCTCTGTTCCTACTATACACGACGTACAATAAgactgattaatttttaagaaacattGAACAAAACATCGCTAAAGCCACCATTTGCacaatataatatagaaaacacGCAGAATAAGACGCTGCGCGCCAATTCACGAGTCTCTAGTTACGAATACTAACGAAGCTGGACAATGTAGATTGAAAACTCCTAAAGTAAAGTTGAATCTCTCATTGGTTGCCCTCGACAGTATCGATGgtacacaaataaattatttctcccttaaaaattcattatattgcttttttaaatcatttagCATATGAAGAAAGATAATTGATTTTATACATAAGAAGATTACAAAAATACCTTTTTCCATATTCCTTGTGAAGCGttctatatttattgattACTGAATTTCtaaacgaagaaatattttttatatctaaCATCAATAAAGGACAAATTTTAAATGCAGTTTTATAAATCAATTTAGACAAAGATTTTACGTGACATATAATATCATCAGTGCAAATAGTAAGTGTCAGTCGCATATTACCTACAGTCTACATTACAGATCTGATGTTTTACGTTGCCTTTGCGAACACATAAATGAAATACAATTTAATGGATACGGGTTGTCTGTCAAATGTATTAATGTTGATTCAAGATtcattgtaaaaaaaatttaatacgaCTTCGCGGATATGTGCAATGTTTTTGTTggtatcaaatatatttttccaaaattcTCAACTAAAATACTTAAAAAATCTATTCCTTAAAATGTaagtatatttcttttaatttgcTTGTAATGCATTCTgcgaaatttttctttttcattttgtaattcttcattttttttacAGCATGTATTAcgattctttttatacagatcTACATGCACAGCATATGCAATTGTGCGAAAAATTTAACGTTtcttgtattattatatagaaCTATATTTTCGCGATTACTTCTTTTTCCTATTGTACTTTCTTACTgctgtaattattttttatataaagacCTAATTCACACATGGATACCATAATTTGTAGCAATCACTAATATTTACTCTactaataaacttctttttccTACAGAATAGAAATATGtagtatattaatatttcacatgTGCATCTCTTTTCTCCTACTTATTAGcatgtatataaattatatagatTCGAAATATTgaagcaattttttaataaatccagtaattcttttttattaaaataactctttatattttctactttataTGTACAAAATTCTCATAATATGTctattacaataaatatatttgcatCGTATATAACAAACAGATGAATACATTATGCACATGGCAGCAATATATGATGTTGTAATCAAAGATGTCAGTTCTTGAGAAGCAACGCTTCCTTTGAAGTGTTCAAGTTCAAGAGGCCTGCTAAGGCACAATGAAAGCCATTGTATCAATTACATTGATCGTgctgttatatgggataaacTCAGTACCCATCAGTGCCATTAGAATATGTGCCAgcagaaaaaaaaataatgaaaattttctctTAAAACAAAATACACCCAGTGTACCTGAAGATTTACTCAATGACAGTAATGTAATTCATACTGGAGTAAGTTCTGAAATATATTGcattttatattgtattattattcttataaataatttgGTTAGTAAATAAATTgagttaaaatttttatagaaggatgataatattaattttgaaaaatgtacTAATTTTTGCCATGCATTGTGGCAAGAAGAAA
Coding sequences within it:
- the LOC126869550 gene encoding PC4 and SFRS1-interacting protein isoform X2 translates to MVKLHKKFFAGDKVFAKVRGYPPWPAKVEKVVDANSKNSKYSVYFYGTGETAVCKVEELYSYLENKARFGKPIRRKFFHEGLLQLEQELKNDKNKASDLADLKEVGIGEGAGKEGDTNLPTVSAADSDMETGLVIDEEEKKKSMKRKSVSAADTPEVKKRRGKAKSLSASTSDSVKQEALDSQGEESPKEVVSRSGRKIKPKRFADFSSSEETDATTDKSDHGRGRTKVKTEDSNDQVTPSAVNKKRATVESEAPILEGTVVSGTASSDAPGRLLLALTFAGEYVGIKLDMDKPKSFESDKAQKQWDWSTARNAMKLKAQLESGEILPEQVKDCLDFNVHVPDEEKRLLAKDGALHRKTNKLRWLRIEAQLLQLDAQIKSNLGLDRAYPDKCLQAMDDMLSLSIDPLMLKKHPHIVGTVKRLRRYIGNLADWKLSDEEEGVFKQKAEQIRQKSEHIYNKFKAMFTIPEGQSFWQSFSDQVVHFKELTKDMSEEKVFSLMSDPACPDAVISGDLPADESGSQPDTDAPVEVKSEEVPTWNEITKESEAK
- the LOC126869550 gene encoding PC4 and SFRS1-interacting protein isoform X1 produces the protein MVKLHKKFFAGDKVFAKVRGYPPWPAKVEKVVDANSKNSKYSVYFYGTGETAVCKVEELYSYLENKARFGKPIRRKFFHEGLLQLEQELKNDKNKASDLADLKEVGIGEGAGKEGDTNLPTVSAADSDMETGLVIDEEEKKKSMKRKSVSAADTPEVKKRRGKAKSLSASTSDSVKQEALDSQGEESPKEVVSRSGRKIKPKRFADFSSSEETDATTDKSDHGRGRTKVKTEDSNDQVTPSAVNKKRATVEKKNNLGEAPILEGTVVSGTASSDAPGRLLLALTFAGEYVGIKLDMDKPKSFESDKAQKQWDWSTARNAMKLKAQLESGEILPEQVKDCLDFNVHVPDEEKRLLAKDGALHRKTNKLRWLRIEAQLLQLDAQIKSNLGLDRAYPDKCLQAMDDMLSLSIDPLMLKKHPHIVGTVKRLRRYIGNLADWKLSDEEEGVFKQKAEQIRQKSEHIYNKFKAMFTIPEGQSFWQSFSDQVVHFKELTKDMSEEKVFSLMSDPACPDAVISGDLPADESGSQPDTDAPVEVKSEEVPTWNEITKESEAK